A DNA window from Aminiphilus circumscriptus DSM 16581 contains the following coding sequences:
- the trmB gene encoding tRNA (guanosine(46)-N7)-methyltransferase TrmB → MGFYLSGFYRMLSEQPYFDWPEKLQGRLPWVEIGFGNGEFLEHLAGACPHQPMVGMEVSLTCLDKAARRLHRLGAENVRLLLGDARFLLRECFEDNGVERVFMNFPCPWPKSRHARRRVTSKRFADALAAVLCVGGTFHLVTDEAWYAREAMAFLGEHPALCGRLEDAEASDRPVATKYERKWRALGKDILSVVVEKTAPWRGERLVEEGRALHVEVVFEGDLWQCLRALEGREGHQNEAHWIFREVFLGNDSSVLVQVIANDDGFEQRFFLRAVRRNDRVLMKIDDTATPFRTPAVRFSLEEAARFLTKNLP, encoded by the coding sequence GTGGGTTTCTATCTGAGTGGTTTTTATCGTATGCTTTCGGAGCAGCCGTATTTCGATTGGCCCGAAAAGCTTCAAGGGCGTCTGCCCTGGGTCGAGATCGGATTCGGCAACGGCGAATTTCTCGAACACCTTGCCGGGGCGTGTCCGCACCAGCCGATGGTGGGCATGGAAGTGTCCTTGACATGCCTTGACAAGGCCGCAAGGCGTCTCCATCGCCTGGGAGCGGAAAATGTCCGGCTTCTGTTGGGAGACGCACGTTTCCTGTTACGGGAATGCTTCGAGGACAATGGAGTAGAAAGGGTTTTCATGAATTTCCCCTGCCCCTGGCCGAAAAGTCGGCACGCTCGGAGGCGCGTCACATCCAAGAGGTTCGCCGATGCGCTTGCGGCTGTCCTTTGCGTAGGAGGAACGTTCCATCTCGTCACGGACGAGGCATGGTATGCCCGGGAGGCCATGGCTTTCCTCGGAGAACATCCGGCCCTGTGTGGCCGACTTGAGGACGCTGAAGCGTCCGATCGGCCCGTGGCGACCAAATACGAAAGAAAGTGGCGGGCCCTGGGCAAGGACATTCTGTCCGTGGTGGTGGAGAAAACCGCTCCCTGGAGAGGGGAGCGTCTCGTGGAGGAGGGGAGAGCGCTGCACGTCGAAGTTGTGTTCGAAGGCGATCTTTGGCAATGTCTCCGTGCGCTCGAAGGGAGGGAGGGGCACCAAAACGAAGCTCATTGGATCTTTAGGGAAGTTTTTCTGGGAAACGATAGCAGTGTGCTGGTGCAGGTCATCGCCAATGACGACGGATTTGAACAGCGGTTTTTCCTTCGCGCCGTCCGTCGAAACGACCGTGTTCTCATGAAGATCGACGACACGGCGACGCCCTTCAGAACGCCCGCAGTCCGCTTTTCCCTCGAAGAGGCGGCGAGATTTCTGACGAAGAATCTCCCTTGA
- a CDS encoding RsmD family RNA methyltransferase, producing the protein MKEVRPTSGKVLQALFNILGDKVSAGGFLDLFAGTGQIALEAWRRGARPVVAVEVLRNRCERLRENLGGETELGVLCMDVRRALVFLAKRKSLFAVVFADPPYGNGWMPVLFELQAQITKLLLPGGLFVVEHSAREPYPETSPGWSAESRTYGETVLTFLRRDESETS; encoded by the coding sequence GTGAAGGAGGTCAGGCCTACGTCGGGGAAAGTCCTGCAGGCGCTGTTCAACATTCTCGGAGATAAAGTCTCGGCAGGAGGCTTCCTCGACCTCTTTGCCGGTACGGGACAGATTGCTCTCGAAGCCTGGCGGCGTGGAGCCCGTCCCGTCGTGGCCGTGGAGGTGCTCAGGAACCGATGCGAACGTCTCCGGGAAAACCTGGGAGGCGAAACGGAACTGGGAGTTCTTTGCATGGACGTTCGGAGAGCACTTGTTTTCCTTGCGAAAAGGAAGAGTCTCTTCGCCGTTGTTTTCGCCGATCCGCCCTACGGAAACGGATGGATGCCCGTCCTTTTCGAGCTCCAGGCACAGATCACGAAACTGCTCCTTCCCGGTGGATTGTTCGTGGTGGAGCATTCGGCGAGAGAACCTTATCCTGAAACTTCCCCCGGGTGGAGCGCGGAAAGTCGCACCTACGGCGAGACCGTGCTCACCTTTCTGCGGCGGGACGAGTCGGAAACGAGTTGA